One stretch of Phocoena phocoena chromosome 10, mPhoPho1.1, whole genome shotgun sequence DNA includes these proteins:
- the SSR1 gene encoding translocon-associated protein subunit alpha isoform X2, with amino-acid sequence MKPFCRLLLLLLLVLPATLLLRGHPGGSLAAAQDLTEDEETVEDSVIEDEDDEAEVEEDEPTDLAEDKEEEDVSGEPEASPSADTTILFVKGEEPMGGRPFGLVINLNYKDLNGNVFQDAVFNQTVTVIEREDGLDGETIFMYMFLAGLGLLVVVGLHQLLESRKRKRPIQKVETGTSSQSDVDMSWIPQETLNQINKASPRRLPRKRAQKRPVGSDE; translated from the exons ATGAAGCCCTTCTGCcgcctgctgctgcttctcctgcTGGTGTTACCCGCCACTCTCTTGCTCCGAGGCCACCCTGGAG GCTCATTGGCAGCGGCTCAAGATCTTACAGAAGATGAAGAAACGGTGGAAGATTCTGTAATTGAAGATGAAGATGATGAAGCAGAAGTGGAAGAAGATGAACCCACAGATTTG gCTGAAGATAAAGAGGAAGAAGATGTATCTGGTGAACCTGAAGCTTCACCAAGTGCAGATACAACCATCCTGTTTGTGAAAGGAGAAG AGCCCATGGGTGGCCGGCCCTTTGGTCTAGTCATCAATCTGAACTACAAAGATTTGAAC ggCAATGTTTTCCAAGATGCTGTCTTCAATCAAACAGTTACAGTTATTGAGAGAGAAGATGGGCTAGATGGAGAGAC AATCTTTATGTATATGTTCCTtgctggtcttgggcttttggtGGTGGTTGGCCTTCATCAACTCCTAGAATCTAGAAAG CGCAAGAGACCCATACAGAAGGTAGAGACGGGTACCTCGAGTCAGAGTGATGTTGACATGAGCTGGATTCCTCAGGAAACTTTGAATCAGATCA atAAAGCTTCACCCAGAAGGCTGCCCCGGAAACGGGCACAGAAGAGACCGGTGGGATCTGATGAGTAA
- the SSR1 gene encoding translocon-associated protein subunit alpha isoform X1 codes for MKPFCRLLLLLLLVLPATLLLRGHPGGSLAAAQDLTEDEETVEDSVIEDEDDEAEVEEDEPTDLAEDKEEEDVSGEPEASPSADTTILFVKGEDFPANNIVKFLVGFTNKGTEDFVVESLDASFRYPQDYQFYIQNFTALPLNTVVPPQRQATFEYSFIPAEPMGGRPFGLVINLNYKDLNGNVFQDAVFNQTVTVIEREDGLDGETIFMYMFLAGLGLLVVVGLHQLLESRKRKRPIQKVETGTSSQSDVDMSWIPQETLNQINKASPRRLPRKRAQKRPVGSDE; via the exons ATGAAGCCCTTCTGCcgcctgctgctgcttctcctgcTGGTGTTACCCGCCACTCTCTTGCTCCGAGGCCACCCTGGAG GCTCATTGGCAGCGGCTCAAGATCTTACAGAAGATGAAGAAACGGTGGAAGATTCTGTAATTGAAGATGAAGATGATGAAGCAGAAGTGGAAGAAGATGAACCCACAGATTTG gCTGAAGATAAAGAGGAAGAAGATGTATCTGGTGAACCTGAAGCTTCACCAAGTGCAGATACAACCATCCTGTTTGTGAAAGGAGAAG atTTTCCAGCAAATAACATTGTGAAGTTCCTGGTAGGCTTTACAAACAAGGGTACAGAAGATTTTGTCGTTGAATCTCTAGATGCCTCATTCCGTTACCCTCAGGACTACCAGTTTTACATCCAGAATTTCACGGCTCTTCCTCTGAACACTGTGGTGCCGCCCCAGAGACAGGCGACTTTTGAGTACTCCTTCATTCCCGCAGAGCCCATGGGTGGCCGGCCCTTTGGTCTAGTCATCAATCTGAACTACAAAGATTTGAAC ggCAATGTTTTCCAAGATGCTGTCTTCAATCAAACAGTTACAGTTATTGAGAGAGAAGATGGGCTAGATGGAGAGAC AATCTTTATGTATATGTTCCTtgctggtcttgggcttttggtGGTGGTTGGCCTTCATCAACTCCTAGAATCTAGAAAG CGCAAGAGACCCATACAGAAGGTAGAGACGGGTACCTCGAGTCAGAGTGATGTTGACATGAGCTGGATTCCTCAGGAAACTTTGAATCAGATCA atAAAGCTTCACCCAGAAGGCTGCCCCGGAAACGGGCACAGAAGAGACCGGTGGGATCTGATGAGTAA